Part of the Halalkalibacter krulwichiae genome is shown below.
CAACGACATCATGCAACGCCTCTTTTATGTTTATTCGAACCGTATTTCTCCCCTCTTTTGGATTAGCAACAGATAAGAAATCAGTGATAACTGTTTCTGCTACCTTTAATTCTTCTAACATTAATAAGAAATGCTTTTTTTTCTCTTCTCCTAAAGAGTGATCATGGGAATACAATTGAATAAATCCTTTAACAACCGTAATTGGGTTTCTTATTTCATGAGCAACAGCTGCAGCTAATTGTCCTGTCGTCTTCATCCGTTCTGTTTGTTGAATTTGTTCAAAGTACATTTGCTGTTTCTTAATCCGTGTATAAGAAAGATAAAAAATTAAAAAAAACACAGCCTGACTAGCAAAGAAATTAAAAATATTTCCTTCTAGGTCAGAATAGAGATATTGATACACTTGTCCTTGGTCAATTAAAGCAACATAACTAAATATCATACTCAGAAAAAAAACATTCAGAGCTAGAGATAAATAAACCAATCTAGGTAGAAAGAATAGAATCGCTATACCAGGAAGAAAACAGACTAACACTAAATTTGATGACGTTTCTGGATAGACAAGTAACAAAGTATAAAAGTAAACAAAGGCTACTAAGACCATCGTTGTCTTCATGGAGTTCGTTTCACGCTTAGGATAAACCCACAGAAGCACAATTCCTACAAGAACAATGAATGAATGCCAAATCAACCCCCACCCTACTCCATCTTCGCGCCAATATAAAGGCAATGCGCCAAGAATCATTAGGGTTGAAAGAATGGCAATTGACATATGATAAAACTTCAAATTAGAGCTATGTAAATCCTTCAATATGTAACATCCCTTTATTAGTAAATAATATAGCTCTAGAGTACCATTATCTAAATCGTAGTTAAAGGTATGACCTATCAATAATAAATTTAGAATTTGTGTCTCTCTCTTTTATCCTTCTATTTCATAAATACATAAGAAATTCTGAATGACGATTCCAGTGCATATCATAATTTATGTTCCTTTAAACGTTAGGAGGTTATTATGGCAGATCGACTTAACCGAAATGCGAAACCAACTTTAACGACTCGAAGCTTACATCCTGAAAACAAGGAAGCCCCCTTTCCTTTCATCGGAAATGATTCAGTCCCTACCTCATTGTTCTACAAGAGAAATCATTTTGATTACCCTTCACTCACCTATTTAAATTATTGGCTGCCTATTGGTGGATTTGTTACGACACCAAAAGTATTCTCGATGCAAGATCTAAAAAACCTCCCATCTAAAACCTTAAAAGTAGTGCTAGAATGTGCAGGCAATAAAAGAAGTTATTTCAGACCAAAAGTATTCGGCGAACAGTGGGAAAAAGGAGCAATCAATCAAGGCTTTTGGACGGGTGTTCCTTTAAAAACCTTGCTACACTCTGTAGGCATTCAAAAAGAAGTAACAGAAGTGATTATTGAAGGTTATGACAAAGGAAAAAAAACAGGTTCAAACACACTTCATTCATTCAAAAGAAGCTTACCACTCGAAAAAGCGCTTGATCCAGATACGCTCATAGCCTATGAATACAATGAACAACCCATCCCCTTTGAACATGGTTTTCCCCTCCGCTTGATTGTGCCAAATTGGTATGCAATGGCTTCCGTAAAGTGGATCAAACAAATCACTTTACACATCGGGACATTTAAAGGTCCTTTTCAGACAGAGGATTACGTTTATTATCCACATGTGGATAACGACCAAGATTCTTTTCCGGTAACTATCCACAATGTGAATTCATCGATCCAACAACCTTTAGATAAACAAATCCTTACGAAAGGTTCGCATACGATAACAGGAATAGCATGGACCGGTTTAGGTTCGATTTCTAAAGTTGAAATTAGTATCGATCACGGAACAACTTGGTCCCAGACTGCTATCCAACGGTCGGTAACTGACCGTTACGCTTGGACTTCATGGACATATGAGTGGGTAGTTGAAGAAAAAGGCGAATATACAATTATGGCAAAGGCGACTGATACAAACGGGCGTACGCAACCCCTCACCCCTTTTGGAACCGAAAAGGGTACGGATATAATGCTATTGATCAAGTGAAAGTAAAGGTTGAGTAGAAGGCTTGCCTCCTTTAAAATAACCTAACCGGAACGTCTGCACCCATTAAAAAAGACGGAAATCGCATTGATTTCCGTCTTTTTTCTTTCGTACGCGTGTCTCTTAGTTTTGTGTTTGCTTTATTTGTTTGCTCCGTAATTGCCCACATGCAGCATCAATATCGGTGCCGTGTTCAATTCGAATTCCACAATGAATTCCATTTTTCTTTAATACATCATAAAAGGAAAGGATCGATTTCTCATCACTTCTTTGATATTGACTATGCTCATCGACTGGATTATATGGGATTAAATTAACATAAGCACGGCGATTTCCGATTAAATCAGCAAGCTCTTTAGCATGCTCTTTTTGATCATTAACATCTTTTAGCAAGATATATTCCAACGTAATTCTTCGATTAGACTTTTCGATATAATAATCAATAGCTGGCATTAACTTATCCAACGGAATAGCGCGGTTGATTTTCATGATTCTTGTACGCAATTCATCATTAGGTGCATGGAGTGAAATCGCTAAGTTTACTTGTAACTTCAAATCAGTAAACTCATAAATTTTATTCGCTAGCCCACTTGTTGAAACAGTAATATGTCTCGGTCCAATCTCAAGCCCTTTTTGATCTTTAACAATCTGCAAAAAGTCTACCATGTTCTCAAAGTTATCGAATGGCTCCCCAATACCCATAATAACAATATGGCTTACCTTCTCGCCTTTGCCTACTTGATCAAAATGTAATTGGACCTTCATAATTTGTTCAACTATCTCACCGCTTGATAAATCACGATCCTTTTTTAACAACCCACTTGCACAGAAACTACAGCCGATATTACAGCCTACCTGAGTCGTTACACAAACGGATAATCCATATTTATGTCTCATTAAAACGGTCTCAATGAGGTTACCATCTTGAAGCTTAAATAAAAATTTAATCGTCCCGTCTGCTGATTCTTGTTTTACATGTTCAGTTAACGTTTCAATTAAAAAGTGGTCTTCTAAAAGCTTCAAACAGTCTTCATTCACGCCCGTCATTTTTGAAAAATCAGTTACCCGCTTACGATACAACCACTCCCATACTTGTTCTGCTCGTCCCTTTTTATGTCCACGTTCTAATAACCACGCTGATAATTGTTCAAAAGTTAATCCATAGATGGATTGTTTATTCATTGTGTTACCCTCTTTTCAATGCATTTACATTACAGCCTATTCTACTAAAATCCGCTTTAGCTAGCAATTCATCTCTATTTTCGCAAAGATCGAAAATGGAAACAAGCCGTATCATCTTTATTCCTCATTTTAACATTTATAAGAGTTTCTTATTCAAAGCATCCCCTCACCAATTAAGATCGAATCTTTAGCTGCTTCTATAATTTCCTTGCGATAATTGATATGATAAGAAGAGCTAGTTTTGCTAAAAGAAAATGATTATGATTACACTAACTAAAACACACTGGAGTGAACACTACGTTGGAATCAAAGAAAGCATTGCCTATATTATTTGCTACGATGTTTTTGGTCATGGTTGGGTTTGGAATTATTATCCCGGTTATGCCTTTTTACGCTGAAGAGATCGGCGCTTCTCCTACACAATTAGGCTTATTAATGGCTGTTTATTCTGTTATGCAACTCATCTTTGCACCAATGTGGGGAAGAATTTCTGATCGAATTGGTCGAAAGCCTATCATTATGATTGGAATCTTTGGACTTGCTCTTTCTTTTTTCCTCACTGCTATAGCTACAAGCCTTTCGATGCTATTTATTGCTAGAGTCGTCGGCGGTTTTTTCTCCTCTGCTAATATGCCGACTGTAATGGCTTATGTTGCTGATATTACAACAGATGAAGACCGTGGAAAGGGAATGGGCTTAATTGGTGCCTCCGTTGGCTTAGGCTTCATCTTCGGCCCAGCGATTGGCGGGATTTTCTCACAATCCAGTTTGAGTACGCCATTTTACTTAGCAGGATTCTCATCATTGATTACCTTTTTCCTCGTTTTATTTGTCTTACAGGAATCAATGACACCAGAACAACGAAACAATCAATCAAGAAAAAGACTTCCTTTACGTGATGCAATGAAAGGACCTGTGTCCATTCTCTTTTTCTTGCAGTTATTTGTTTCTTTATCATTATCTGGGCTTGAAGCTACCTTTGCTTATTTTGCCTATGCAAAAGCAGGTCTAGGTTCGGTTGAACTTGGCTATATCTTTATGATTATGGGATTCGCTGGTGCCCTTGTACAAGGTGGCTTAGTCGGCAGATTAACGAAGAAGTATGGCGAAGGTCCTGTCATTCAAATAGGGATTGCGATTTCAGCACTCGGTTTTTTTCTTATTTTGTTTATCAATAGTTTCACAACAGCTGCTATTTTCTTAACGATTTTTGGAATTGGAAATGGCTTTATTCGCCCAAGTGTTTCTTCCTTATTAACGAAAAAAGCGAAAACAGGTTATGGAAGTACGACAGGCTTATTATCATCGTTTGATTCTCTTGGTCGAATTATCGGTCCGCCACTCGGAGGGATTTTCTTCTCTATTGCCGTCGGACTACCATATATTTTCGGAATTATTCTTTCAGCATTTGCTTTCCTCTTATACGTTGTCTATAAATCAAAAGCGAAAGAAGCTGAACCAGGCCTTTCATAATAAGTAAAACAAACAATAAAATAAAGCTGGGACAAAGAGTTTTTATTAATAACGAATGTAATAGATGCATAGCATTTGCAGAAATTTACTTCGCTACGGTATTCATCGTTTATTTTTTAATAAAACAACTTTATTTTTGTCCCAGCCTTGTTCTCCTTTTTACGTATTTCAAAAAAGCTTTGTATATAATCTTACAATTAAAAAGACCCCCCTATGCCCTCTTCTACCTCTAAAAATTTTCCATTGCACAATCCACGCTAGTTAAATTGTACAAAATCGAAATATGTATTAAGTTATTATGAACATCCAACTTCCGCTACCGAAGTGATAGCATAACGAATAATTGCTTTAGGTGGAAAGGATGAGTGTTATGAGCTTAGAAGCGCTAAATGAACGTGTTAAGATCGATCTTTCCTATCTCAACTTTGGAGGGCCGGACTGGGTACCCCCTCTTGCCAATTCAGAAGAGCATGTCTATGATGTTGTCATTATCGGCGGCGGTCAAAGTGGTCTTGGGCTTGCTTTTGGCCTTTTGAAAGAGCGAGTTTCCAATATTCTCGTCATCGATGAAAATAAAGAAGGACTAGAAGGACCATGGGAAACTTATGCGCGAATGGGAACACTAAGAACTCCAAAGCAGTTAACATCGATTGACCAAGGCATCCCTTCTCTTACTTTTCGTTCTTTTTGGGAAGCCCAATTTGGAAAACAAGGATGGGAAAACATCGACAAAATCTCCCGAAGTGCTTGGATGAGCTATTTACGCTGGTACAGAAAGGTGTTAAATATACCTGTTCTAAATGAAGTGAAATTGAAATTAATTGAACCGTTAGAAAAAGGCCTCCACCGACTACACCTTAATGGAAAAAATGCTCCCTCTGAAACAATCCGATCACGGAAGGTAATCTTAGCTACAGGTATTCAAGGAGGAGGCGAATGGCATGTCCCTCCATTCATATCTGCAAAATTATCTCCTTCTCATTATGCACATACTTCTTGGAACATTGATTTTCAGGCACTTAAAGGAAAAAAAGTAGCGATTTTAGGTGGCGGCGCATCAGCATTTGATAATGCAAATTTTGGTCTAACAGAAGGTGTCGCTGAAGCTCAT
Proteins encoded:
- a CDS encoding sulfite oxidase; its protein translation is MADRLNRNAKPTLTTRSLHPENKEAPFPFIGNDSVPTSLFYKRNHFDYPSLTYLNYWLPIGGFVTTPKVFSMQDLKNLPSKTLKVVLECAGNKRSYFRPKVFGEQWEKGAINQGFWTGVPLKTLLHSVGIQKEVTEVIIEGYDKGKKTGSNTLHSFKRSLPLEKALDPDTLIAYEYNEQPIPFEHGFPLRLIVPNWYAMASVKWIKQITLHIGTFKGPFQTEDYVYYPHVDNDQDSFPVTIHNVNSSIQQPLDKQILTKGSHTITGIAWTGLGSISKVEISIDHGTTWSQTAIQRSVTDRYAWTSWTYEWVVEEKGEYTIMAKATDTNGRTQPLTPFGTEKGTDIMLLIK
- a CDS encoding MFS transporter, with the translated sequence MESKKALPILFATMFLVMVGFGIIIPVMPFYAEEIGASPTQLGLLMAVYSVMQLIFAPMWGRISDRIGRKPIIMIGIFGLALSFFLTAIATSLSMLFIARVVGGFFSSANMPTVMAYVADITTDEDRGKGMGLIGASVGLGFIFGPAIGGIFSQSSLSTPFYLAGFSSLITFFLVLFVLQESMTPEQRNNQSRKRLPLRDAMKGPVSILFFLQLFVSLSLSGLEATFAYFAYAKAGLGSVELGYIFMIMGFAGALVQGGLVGRLTKKYGEGPVIQIGIAISALGFFLILFINSFTTAAIFLTIFGIGNGFIRPSVSSLLTKKAKTGYGSTTGLLSSFDSLGRIIGPPLGGIFFSIAVGLPYIFGIILSAFAFLLYVVYKSKAKEAEPGLS
- a CDS encoding NAD(P)-binding domain-containing protein gives rise to the protein MSLEALNERVKIDLSYLNFGGPDWVPPLANSEEHVYDVVIIGGGQSGLGLAFGLLKERVSNILVIDENKEGLEGPWETYARMGTLRTPKQLTSIDQGIPSLTFRSFWEAQFGKQGWENIDKISRSAWMSYLRWYRKVLNIPVLNEVKLKLIEPLEKGLHRLHLNGKNAPSETIRSRKVILATGIQGGGEWHVPPFISAKLSPSHYAHTSWNIDFQALKGKKVAILGGGASAFDNANFGLTEGVAEAHVFVRRKELPRINPIRQMEHSGIIERFHTLDDADKYQAIAHFFQHNQPPTNDTFNRAASWPGFNLHLNSPWIAVDKLDDQCIVATPHGTFTFDFLLISTGLITDPSLRPELRLVESHIARWGDRYNAPTDIANPVLDAHPYLSSGFSFTSRDEVGKKLLHGLFAFNYSALISCGISASALSGMRFSIPKLVTAVCDQLFLDQREDILQSFYTYNEQEFVGEWTPKIKA
- a CDS encoding sensor histidine kinase, encoding MKDLHSSNLKFYHMSIAILSTLMILGALPLYWREDGVGWGLIWHSFIVLVGIVLLWVYPKRETNSMKTTMVLVAFVYFYTLLLVYPETSSNLVLVCFLPGIAILFFLPRLVYLSLALNVFFLSMIFSYVALIDQGQVYQYLYSDLEGNIFNFFASQAVFFLIFYLSYTRIKKQQMYFEQIQQTERMKTTGQLAAAVAHEIRNPITVVKGFIQLYSHDHSLGEEKKKHFLLMLEELKVAETVITDFLSVANPKEGRNTVRINIKEALHDVVDIIDSFALLNNIMIDVRAQKCYVSCTPMEFKQLMINVIKNAIEASPSGEIIQITAREQKKQVIIDVIDQGKGMSKEELHSIGSLFYSLKSKGTGLGLMICQNIVQSYNGTLQFSSEKGKGTKATICFPSVSK
- the rlmN gene encoding 23S rRNA (adenine(2503)-C(2))-methyltransferase RlmN, whose translation is MNKQSIYGLTFEQLSAWLLERGHKKGRAEQVWEWLYRKRVTDFSKMTGVNEDCLKLLEDHFLIETLTEHVKQESADGTIKFLFKLQDGNLIETVLMRHKYGLSVCVTTQVGCNIGCSFCASGLLKKDRDLSSGEIVEQIMKVQLHFDQVGKGEKVSHIVIMGIGEPFDNFENMVDFLQIVKDQKGLEIGPRHITVSTSGLANKIYEFTDLKLQVNLAISLHAPNDELRTRIMKINRAIPLDKLMPAIDYYIEKSNRRITLEYILLKDVNDQKEHAKELADLIGNRRAYVNLIPYNPVDEHSQYQRSDEKSILSFYDVLKKNGIHCGIRIEHGTDIDAACGQLRSKQIKQTQN